A window of Christiangramia forsetii KT0803 contains these coding sequences:
- a CDS encoding class I SAM-dependent methyltransferase — translation MSIQERRISVEPMDEISEKNKEKNRQHYNKLYADYSIRNILIWLKDLDGFLKGASSTETSWHALYQDGFKDRLEGKMVMEMGCGDCVNAAIMAGLGAKVYANDIAEASGEIIQKLNNSWNFKYPIKFIAGDFLNNELESENFDFVIGKAFLHHLTLPEEKDFLRETTRLLKENGEARFFEPAVNSRILDEIRWHIPVKGRPSKFHGKEFAEWKENDPHPDRSFSSSHFRKAGAVFFEQINIIPVGTLERFNRLIPRGNRNIKFRKWALKAEKKLPFFLNEYLTRSQLIVYKKPIR, via the coding sequence TTGTCCATTCAAGAAAGGCGAATTAGTGTAGAACCTATGGACGAGATCTCAGAAAAAAATAAAGAAAAGAACCGGCAGCATTATAATAAACTCTATGCCGATTATTCTATTCGGAATATTTTGATCTGGTTAAAAGACCTGGATGGATTTCTGAAAGGAGCATCTTCCACAGAAACCAGCTGGCATGCTCTTTATCAAGATGGTTTCAAAGATAGACTTGAGGGTAAGATGGTAATGGAAATGGGATGTGGTGATTGTGTAAATGCGGCTATTATGGCAGGACTTGGGGCAAAGGTATATGCCAATGATATTGCGGAGGCAAGTGGAGAGATTATCCAAAAACTGAACAATTCCTGGAACTTTAAATATCCAATAAAATTTATAGCCGGAGATTTTCTTAATAATGAGCTTGAGTCCGAAAATTTTGATTTTGTGATAGGAAAAGCTTTTCTACACCATTTAACTCTCCCAGAAGAAAAGGATTTTTTGAGAGAAACTACCCGGCTTTTAAAGGAAAATGGAGAGGCGAGATTTTTCGAACCTGCCGTAAATTCCAGGATACTTGATGAAATTAGATGGCATATTCCGGTTAAGGGTAGGCCTTCAAAATTTCACGGAAAGGAATTTGCGGAATGGAAAGAAAATGATCCACATCCAGATAGAAGTTTTAGTTCCTCGCATTTTAGAAAGGCAGGAGCAGTTTTTTTTGAACAAATAAATATAATTCCTGTAGGGACACTTGAAAGATTTAATCGGTTAATACCCCGGGGAAATCGTAACATAAAATTTCGGAAATGGGCTTTAAAGGCCGAAAAAAAACTTCCATTCTTTTTAAATGAATATTTAACCAGAAGTCAGTTGATCGTTTATAAAAAACCGATTCGGTAA
- a CDS encoding four helix bundle protein: MNHKDLDVWKRSMDLVEEIYKITSNFPSSEIYGLTNQLRRASVSIPSNIAEGASRKGDKELLYFVNVAIGSIAEIETQLLISIRLKYINEENDIFESVIEVRKLLLGFRNYLNKK, encoded by the coding sequence ATGAATCATAAAGATCTGGATGTTTGGAAAAGAAGTATGGATTTGGTGGAAGAGATTTATAAAATCACTTCCAATTTTCCTTCCTCAGAAATATATGGTTTGACAAACCAGCTTAGGAGAGCATCAGTGTCTATTCCTTCAAATATAGCCGAGGGAGCTTCCCGAAAAGGTGATAAAGAACTGCTTTATTTTGTAAATGTGGCAATCGGCTCCATTGCCGAAATTGAAACTCAATTATTAATTTCAATAAGGTTAAAATATATTAATGAAGAAAATGACATCTTTGAATCAGTTATAGAAGTTCGTAAGTTATTACTTGGTTTCAGAAATTATTTAAATAAGAAGTAA
- a CDS encoding FkbM family methyltransferase, whose protein sequence is MNYKKFIKKSKNFLLTRICPKPSKEQIEAFVRSLRPVETDKPLMRLGGVRDGGYLIPDDVSNIKACFSPGVGRTSNFELACANLGMEIYMADASVNSPVIDDDRFNFLKKFIGAKNRRNFITLENWLRSTDIPEESDLLLQMDVEGYEYEILKNINAEILGRFRIIVIEFHRLTSIEYPYHFHYIKSAFDKLLKDHKCVHIHPNNCCEFRNIEGVEVPGAAEFTFLRKDRINNEGAVTSLPHPLDRDNVKAFKSINLPEFWYK, encoded by the coding sequence ATGAACTATAAGAAATTCATTAAAAAGTCTAAAAACTTTCTTTTAACCCGTATCTGCCCAAAACCCTCTAAAGAACAGATCGAAGCTTTTGTTAGGTCTTTAAGACCGGTAGAGACAGATAAGCCTCTAATGAGGTTAGGAGGGGTCAGGGATGGCGGTTATCTTATTCCAGACGATGTTTCTAATATTAAAGCATGTTTTTCACCCGGCGTAGGTAGAACTAGCAACTTTGAGTTGGCTTGTGCCAATCTGGGTATGGAAATTTATATGGCAGACGCCTCTGTTAATTCTCCAGTAATAGATGATGATCGTTTCAACTTTTTGAAAAAATTTATAGGAGCAAAAAATAGACGAAATTTTATAACACTAGAAAACTGGCTACGCTCCACTGATATTCCTGAAGAATCTGACCTTCTACTTCAGATGGATGTGGAAGGCTATGAATATGAAATTTTGAAAAATATCAATGCTGAGATTTTGGGGCGATTTAGAATTATTGTCATTGAGTTTCATAGATTAACCTCTATAGAGTATCCATATCATTTCCATTATATAAAAAGTGCTTTTGATAAGTTACTTAAAGATCATAAATGTGTTCACATCCATCCCAATAATTGTTGCGAGTTTAGAAATATTGAAGGGGTAGAGGTGCCCGGAGCGGCTGAATTTACCTTTTTGCGAAAGGATAGAATAAATAATGAAGGAGCAGTAACCTCGTTGCCTCACCCATTAGACAGAGATAATGTTAAGGCTTTTAAAAGTATTAATCTGCCTGAATTCTGGTACAAATGA
- a CDS encoding polysaccharide pyruvyl transferase family protein: MPGTKKIPLFWWSETRLMGKKRENYGDLLSKYIVEKISEREANWVHPKKQAWYKLNKSHYLAIGSILAQATSDSIVWGSGIVDRKHKIANSRFYAVRGPETRKYLIEQGLDCPEVYGDPAILLPDLYSPRIEKEYKLGIIPHYVDFEKISAKYQNVEGVRVINMMTLDVENTTDEILTCSKIISSSLHGVIVPHAFGIPALWMQFSDAVFGDNIKYKDYFRSVGIEDYDIPYDHDGISIEKMLGFFIKNRTLPANNRIKELQKGLLEHCPFKKGELV, encoded by the coding sequence ATGCCCGGAACAAAAAAAATACCTCTTTTCTGGTGGAGTGAAACCCGTTTAATGGGTAAAAAAAGGGAGAATTATGGAGATTTGTTATCTAAATATATTGTCGAAAAAATATCGGAAAGGGAGGCTAATTGGGTTCATCCAAAAAAACAAGCCTGGTACAAACTCAACAAATCCCATTATCTTGCCATAGGAAGTATTCTGGCCCAGGCGACCAGCGATAGTATAGTGTGGGGTAGTGGTATTGTGGATCGAAAGCATAAAATTGCAAATTCAAGGTTTTATGCGGTCAGAGGACCGGAAACCAGAAAATATTTAATAGAACAGGGGTTGGACTGCCCGGAGGTATATGGAGATCCCGCAATTTTGTTGCCAGATCTTTACTCTCCCAGGATTGAAAAAGAGTATAAATTAGGTATCATCCCACATTATGTGGATTTTGAAAAAATCTCAGCAAAATATCAAAATGTGGAAGGAGTTAGAGTAATTAATATGATGACGCTGGATGTTGAAAATACAACCGATGAAATTCTGACCTGTAGTAAGATCATTTCATCTTCACTACATGGAGTCATTGTGCCTCATGCTTTTGGAATTCCTGCTTTATGGATGCAGTTCTCTGATGCTGTTTTTGGTGATAATATTAAATATAAAGACTATTTTAGGTCTGTAGGTATAGAAGATTATGATATACCATATGATCACGACGGGATAAGTATAGAAAAAATGTTAGGCTTTTTTATAAAAAATAGAACTTTACCGGCTAACAATCGAATAAAAGAATTGCAAAAGGGACTTTTGGAGCATTGTCCATTCAAGAAAGGCGAATTAGTGTAG
- a CDS encoding glycosyltransferase family 4 protein: MSNILINIPQIDKAYGGVYQYSIALIKILAESNLSHEFFIFCHNPDPIIIEIINKYPNFHHPKPPNLLYLRGETFFQIFLNKLFRRFKIKRKFYKEDIYDWLVKTFDIDIIHSPFQINVKKDSVKSITTLHDVQELHFPEFFTSAQRAQRAVNYKKAIDEADAVIVSYNHVKKDILKYFNKQEDKVHTILLDMQKLWFEKIENIDFVKLQEKYKLPSKFILYPASTWKHKNHLKLLEAIKYLNDPEIQLICTGNLIENFNINILPMIKENHLSNQVRFLGIVSDEELLKLYKTCRAVIVPTLYEAGSFPLMESILLNVPVICSNVTSLPETIKDDKFTFDPLDVKDMARKINKIWGDDHYRDLNLARIKIQAEKLRFNNAGLKINKVYETLLNT, translated from the coding sequence ATGAGTAACATATTAATAAACATTCCACAAATAGATAAGGCATATGGCGGTGTTTATCAATATTCTATAGCCTTGATAAAAATTCTAGCGGAAAGTAATTTGTCCCATGAGTTTTTTATTTTTTGTCATAATCCTGATCCAATCATTATTGAAATAATTAATAAATATCCTAATTTCCATCATCCCAAACCTCCAAATTTATTATACTTACGTGGAGAAACATTTTTCCAAATATTTTTAAATAAACTTTTTCGACGGTTTAAAATCAAAAGGAAATTTTATAAGGAAGATATATATGATTGGTTGGTAAAAACTTTCGATATTGACATCATACATAGTCCCTTCCAGATTAATGTAAAGAAAGATAGTGTAAAAAGTATTACCACATTACACGATGTACAGGAATTACACTTTCCTGAATTCTTTACTTCTGCACAAAGAGCCCAGCGTGCTGTTAATTACAAAAAAGCAATTGACGAAGCAGATGCTGTAATTGTAAGTTATAATCATGTAAAAAAGGACATTCTTAAATATTTTAATAAACAAGAAGACAAGGTGCATACAATATTACTGGATATGCAAAAATTATGGTTTGAAAAAATTGAGAATATAGATTTTGTTAAACTTCAAGAGAAGTACAAGCTTCCTTCAAAGTTTATATTATACCCTGCTTCAACTTGGAAACATAAAAATCATTTAAAATTGCTAGAAGCTATAAAGTATCTTAATGATCCTGAAATCCAATTAATTTGCACGGGTAATTTGATAGAAAATTTTAATATTAACATTTTGCCTATGATTAAAGAAAATCATCTTTCAAATCAGGTAAGATTTTTGGGTATTGTTTCAGATGAAGAATTGTTGAAATTATATAAGACTTGTCGTGCTGTTATAGTTCCAACTTTATATGAAGCCGGAAGCTTCCCGCTTATGGAAAGCATATTATTGAACGTACCAGTGATTTGTTCTAACGTAACTTCGTTACCAGAAACTATCAAAGATGATAAGTTCACATTTGACCCTCTGGATGTAAAGGATATGGCTCGAAAAATAAATAAAATTTGGGGTGATGATCATTATAGAGATCTTAATTTAGCTAGAATAAAAATTCAGGCAGAGAAATTAAGATTTAATAATGCAGGGTTAAAAATTAATAAAGTCTATGAAACTTTATTAAACACTTAA
- a CDS encoding ABC transporter ATP-binding protein: MNIILKAENISKQYRLGTVGTGTLGDDLKRWWYGVRGKEDPFLKVGAINERSSMASEDYVWALRDINFEVNQGEVLGIIGKNGAGKSTLLKLLSRVTSPTTGSIRTKGRIASLLEIGTGFHPELTGRENIFMNGAVLGMSRMEIKNKLEEIIAFSGCEKYIDTPVKRYSSGMTVRLGFAVAAHLEPEILVVDEVLAVGDAEFQKKAIGKMQDLSTGEGRTVLFVSHNMASISSLCNRLLVLNKGEISYNGDPYEGINNYLNAYNPNKEISLRETDRRKGKGEVKIVDIHFLDKKDNKISILRTGQQVTFRIFFENPQKLSFQKCRLSLAIVKDGKTFILLSTEVGTNQYFKIIGDGYINFKINKFPLTKSNYKLDLYLETDGEIQDWIEEGSEIIVEDDSFYANGINYPRGWHGKTVLINYSSSINTI, from the coding sequence ATGAATATAATTTTAAAGGCTGAAAATATTTCCAAGCAATATCGCCTTGGTACTGTAGGTACCGGAACCCTGGGAGACGATCTTAAGAGATGGTGGTATGGTGTGAGGGGTAAAGAAGATCCTTTTTTAAAGGTTGGGGCGATTAATGAGCGCAGCAGCATGGCATCTGAAGATTATGTCTGGGCACTCCGGGACATTAATTTTGAAGTAAATCAGGGAGAAGTACTGGGGATCATTGGTAAAAACGGCGCTGGAAAATCTACCTTGCTTAAACTCCTTTCCAGGGTGACCTCACCCACTACAGGAAGTATAAGAACGAAAGGCCGTATTGCTTCTCTTTTAGAGATAGGAACAGGTTTTCATCCAGAACTTACCGGTAGAGAGAATATATTTATGAATGGAGCAGTGTTGGGAATGAGTAGGATGGAGATCAAAAATAAACTGGAAGAGATCATCGCTTTCTCCGGTTGCGAAAAATATATAGATACCCCGGTGAAACGTTATAGTAGCGGGATGACCGTAAGACTGGGTTTTGCCGTAGCAGCCCATTTAGAACCGGAAATTTTAGTGGTAGATGAGGTGCTGGCGGTAGGAGATGCCGAATTCCAGAAAAAAGCAATTGGCAAGATGCAGGACCTTTCTACAGGTGAAGGCAGGACGGTGTTGTTTGTAAGCCATAATATGGCTAGTATCAGTAGCTTGTGTAATAGATTACTTGTGTTGAATAAAGGAGAAATATCTTATAATGGGGATCCTTACGAGGGAATCAATAATTACCTAAATGCCTATAATCCTAATAAAGAAATATCATTAAGAGAAACTGATAGAAGAAAAGGAAAGGGAGAGGTGAAAATAGTAGATATTCATTTTCTTGATAAAAAAGATAATAAGATAAGTATACTAAGAACAGGACAGCAAGTTACATTCAGAATCTTTTTTGAAAATCCTCAGAAACTTTCTTTTCAAAAGTGCAGATTAAGTTTAGCAATTGTAAAAGATGGCAAAACCTTTATCCTACTTTCAACTGAAGTGGGAACTAATCAATATTTTAAAATAATTGGAGATGGTTATATCAATTTTAAAATTAATAAATTTCCTTTAACGAAATCTAATTACAAATTGGATTTATATCTTGAGACTGACGGAGAAATACAAGATTGGATAGAAGAGGGTTCTGAAATTATTGTTGAAGATGATTCTTTTTACGCCAATGGAATAAATTATCCTAGAGGCTGGCATGGTAAAACTGTTCTAATCAATTATTCTTCATCTATTAATACAATATAA
- a CDS encoding formyltransferase family protein, which produces MRVVLCGYNWIGCKVLKELLNLNYEVFVYTHENPPHINSLLQLCEKLNINCTTEKIALTNLPFKPNLICSIYYRYIIEENVIAAVDGKIFNLHPSLLPKYRGCSSITWAMINNEKKVGFTFHYIDSGIDSGNIILQKEILIEEWDTQITLYHRIMFRAAEYFKEVINAVLDGDKGISQNNSLEYYKRGCPFDGEINPEWSEDKIERFIRAMNYPPLPYATFKGYIIKSINDYKLIIENLKRDR; this is translated from the coding sequence ATGAGGGTAGTATTATGTGGATATAATTGGATTGGGTGTAAAGTATTAAAAGAGCTACTGAACTTAAATTATGAGGTTTTTGTATATACTCATGAGAATCCCCCACACATTAATAGTCTTCTTCAATTATGCGAAAAATTAAATATAAATTGTACTACAGAAAAAATAGCACTTACCAATTTACCGTTTAAACCTAATTTAATTTGCAGCATTTATTATAGATATATCATTGAAGAAAATGTAATTGCGGCTGTAGATGGAAAAATTTTTAACTTACATCCATCACTACTCCCAAAATATAGAGGTTGTAGTAGTATTACCTGGGCGATGATTAATAATGAAAAAAAAGTTGGTTTTACTTTTCATTATATAGATAGTGGTATTGATAGTGGAAATATTATTCTTCAAAAAGAAATACTAATTGAAGAATGGGATACTCAAATCACACTTTATCACAGAATAATGTTCAGAGCTGCAGAATATTTTAAAGAAGTAATTAATGCAGTTTTAGACGGCGATAAAGGTATTTCTCAAAATAATTCGTTGGAATATTATAAAAGAGGATGTCCTTTTGACGGAGAAATTAATCCCGAATGGTCAGAGGATAAAATTGAAAGATTTATTAGAGCCATGAATTACCCTCCTTTACCTTATGCAACATTTAAAGGTTATATCATAAAATCAATTAATGACTACAAATTGATTATCGAAAATTTAAAAAGAGATAGATAG
- a CDS encoding FkbM family methyltransferase, whose protein sequence is MLETLVKKITCRLFTNNKRKDKFLRFLFRSLDRDPLTFAYNNIGILNYQNDIISGERNLIHNILPEYFSKKETNILFDVGANSGSYSQNLAQAFPNSTIYSFEPNKNSYKKLKHNIANYRQIKCFQIGFGNEKVTKTLYTYSDELDSEHASIYKDVFKDIHTTNKLKSILIELICLDDFCRDHNINFIDFLKIDTEGNEIEVLKGGQNMIKEGKIKIIQFEFNEMNIISRVFLKDFYNLLSEYKIYRLMENHIDPIINYNSVNEIFKFQNLLAIHKNV, encoded by the coding sequence ATGTTGGAAACATTGGTAAAAAAAATTACATGTCGGCTATTTACAAATAATAAACGGAAAGATAAATTTTTGAGATTTTTATTTCGAAGTCTTGATAGAGATCCTTTGACTTTTGCGTATAATAATATTGGTATTTTAAACTATCAAAACGATATTATTAGTGGAGAAAGGAACTTAATTCATAATATACTGCCTGAATATTTTTCTAAAAAAGAGACTAATATTCTATTTGACGTTGGTGCAAATTCAGGGAGTTACAGCCAAAATTTAGCTCAAGCATTTCCGAATTCTACTATTTATTCTTTCGAGCCAAACAAAAATTCTTATAAAAAATTAAAACATAACATTGCTAATTATAGACAGATTAAATGTTTTCAAATTGGTTTTGGTAATGAAAAAGTAACTAAGACACTCTATACTTATTCAGATGAATTGGATAGTGAGCATGCAAGTATTTATAAAGATGTTTTCAAAGATATTCATACAACTAATAAACTCAAATCTATTCTAATAGAACTGATTTGTTTGGATGACTTTTGTCGGGATCATAACATAAATTTTATTGATTTTTTGAAAATAGACACTGAAGGCAATGAGATTGAAGTACTAAAAGGGGGGCAAAATATGATTAAAGAAGGTAAAATTAAAATTATCCAATTTGAATTTAATGAGATGAATATTATTTCCCGAGTATTTCTTAAAGATTTTTATAATTTACTTAGCGAATATAAAATTTATAGATTAATGGAAAATCATATTGATCCAATAATTAATTACAATTCTGTAAATGAAATTTTTAAATTTCAAAATCTGTTAGCAATTCATAAAAATGTTTGA
- a CDS encoding DegT/DnrJ/EryC1/StrS family aminotransferase — MGELKYPVYQPSLNGNEKKYVNECLDSTWISGKGKFIDKFEKDFAKYIGSNHATGVCNGTVALHLALEALGIGEGDEVIVPTLTYVASVNAITYTGAKPVFVDSLETTWQIDPEDVIAKITSKTKAVLCVHLYGHPCEMERLVKVCNEYSLFLIEDCAEAIGSKYKGKHVGVFGDVATFSFYGNKTITTGEGGMVVTNDKTLYDRLVHLKGQGLAKYREYWHDAIGYNYRMTNICAAIGLAQLEQIDNILKKKKQIAGWYKYGFEDSGFILQEKAEECENSFWMCTILIPHGLDREALKEFLINHGVETRPMFYPVHTMPIYSQKYEKHQIAENLARRGINLPSYPGLSKENVKEIIDLLKIFK, encoded by the coding sequence ATGGGAGAATTAAAATACCCGGTTTACCAGCCCAGTTTAAATGGTAATGAGAAAAAATATGTGAATGAATGTTTAGATTCTACCTGGATCTCGGGTAAAGGTAAGTTTATTGACAAATTTGAAAAGGATTTTGCAAAATACATAGGTTCTAATCATGCAACCGGAGTTTGCAATGGCACAGTAGCCTTGCATCTTGCTCTTGAAGCACTGGGCATAGGAGAAGGGGATGAAGTAATTGTGCCTACGCTTACTTATGTCGCCTCAGTAAATGCTATAACCTACACCGGTGCAAAACCTGTTTTTGTTGATTCTTTAGAAACAACCTGGCAAATTGATCCTGAAGATGTTATAGCTAAAATCACCTCTAAAACCAAAGCTGTTTTATGCGTTCACTTATATGGTCACCCCTGTGAGATGGAGAGACTTGTAAAGGTATGTAATGAGTACAGCTTGTTCCTAATTGAAGATTGTGCAGAAGCTATAGGCTCGAAATATAAAGGTAAGCATGTTGGGGTTTTTGGAGATGTTGCAACATTTAGCTTTTATGGAAATAAAACTATTACAACAGGCGAAGGGGGAATGGTGGTTACCAATGACAAAACTTTATACGATAGACTTGTTCATTTAAAAGGTCAGGGTCTTGCTAAATATAGGGAATACTGGCATGATGCCATTGGTTATAATTATCGGATGACGAATATTTGTGCTGCTATCGGTTTGGCGCAATTGGAACAAATTGATAATATCCTGAAAAAAAAGAAACAAATTGCTGGCTGGTATAAATACGGTTTTGAGGATTCTGGGTTTATTCTACAGGAAAAAGCTGAGGAATGCGAGAATTCTTTTTGGATGTGTACTATCTTAATACCCCACGGATTGGACCGAGAAGCGTTAAAGGAATTTTTAATTAATCATGGAGTTGAGACACGTCCAATGTTTTATCCGGTACATACCATGCCAATTTATTCTCAAAAATATGAAAAACACCAGATTGCTGAAAATTTAGCAAGAAGAGGAATTAATTTACCAAGTTACCCTGGTTTGAGTAAAGAAAATGTAAAGGAAATTATTGATCTTCTTAAGATTTTTAAATGA
- a CDS encoding ABC transporter permease, with amino-acid sequence MSEAKESDWLYEITPKRKLIELNFKEIWRYRDLLILFVKRNIVTVYKQTILGPLWYFIQPMFTAITFTLVFNNIANIPTGDVPPFLFNLAGITAWNYFSQCFTGTSDTFRANAGIFGKVYFPRVIMPLSNVITNLFKFGIQMGVLIVVYLYVIWSGTDISPNSNLFLFPVYVLMMALLGLGLGMTISALTTKYRDLSVLVGFATSLLVYFSAVPYPLSEVSEKMPEWDWVVKYNPLTQIIEGFRYMILDTGIFTWSGFFYTLTLSIVLFLFGLVIFNRTEKNFIDTV; translated from the coding sequence ATGAGCGAAGCGAAAGAATCTGACTGGCTATATGAGATAACTCCTAAGCGCAAGCTGATAGAGCTCAATTTTAAAGAGATCTGGCGATATCGTGATTTGCTAATTCTTTTTGTAAAGCGTAATATAGTTACCGTTTATAAGCAGACCATTCTTGGACCTTTATGGTATTTTATACAACCCATGTTTACGGCAATAACATTTACGCTGGTTTTTAATAATATTGCAAATATTCCAACGGGGGATGTCCCTCCATTTCTTTTTAACCTGGCAGGAATTACTGCGTGGAATTATTTTAGCCAGTGCTTTACGGGTACCTCCGATACTTTTAGGGCAAATGCAGGTATTTTTGGAAAAGTCTATTTCCCGAGAGTTATTATGCCGTTATCTAACGTGATCACCAACCTTTTTAAGTTCGGAATTCAGATGGGGGTATTAATTGTAGTCTATTTATATGTGATCTGGAGTGGGACAGATATAAGCCCTAACTCAAATCTGTTCTTGTTTCCGGTATATGTACTAATGATGGCTTTATTAGGATTGGGACTAGGGATGACTATTTCTGCCCTTACTACTAAATACCGGGATTTATCTGTTTTAGTAGGATTTGCCACTTCTTTACTGGTGTATTTTTCTGCGGTGCCTTACCCATTAAGTGAAGTTTCCGAGAAAATGCCAGAATGGGACTGGGTGGTAAAATATAATCCTTTAACCCAGATCATTGAAGGCTTTCGATATATGATCCTGGATACCGGGATATTTACCTGGTCGGGTTTCTTTTATACGCTCACCTTATCAATTGTTTTATTTCTTTTTGGTCTGGTGATATTTAATAGGACTGAAAAGAATTTTATAGACACGGTTTAA